The proteins below come from a single Burkholderia sp. FERM BP-3421 genomic window:
- a CDS encoding Do family serine endopeptidase, with protein sequence MLRRFWLFFAQAVTVLLALMFIVATLKPQWLQRQGQLGKQLAAPIVALREVAPGVGGAPAQTSYADAAQKAMPAVVNVFSSKDGSLPPDPRAKDPLFRYFFGDRNAHKQQEEPAANLGSGVIVSSEGYILTNQHVVDGADQIEVALADGRTATAKVIGSDPETDLAVLKINMTNLPTITLGRSDQSRVGDVVLAIGNPFGVGQTVTMGIISALGRNHLGINTFENFIQTDAPINPGNSGGALVDVNGNLLGINTAIYSRSGGSLGIGFAIPVSTARTVLESIITMGGVTRGWIGVEPQDVTPEIAESFGLEQKSGAIVAGVLQGGPADKAGIKPGDILVSVNGETISDTTRLLNVVAQIKPGTPTKVHVVRKGKEFDLTVVIGKRPPPPKQALSDQEGDDTE encoded by the coding sequence ATGCTTAGACGCTTCTGGCTGTTCTTCGCCCAAGCGGTGACGGTGCTGCTCGCGCTGATGTTCATCGTCGCGACGCTCAAGCCGCAATGGCTGCAGCGGCAGGGGCAGCTCGGCAAGCAGCTGGCGGCGCCGATCGTGGCGCTGCGCGAGGTGGCGCCCGGCGTCGGCGGCGCGCCCGCGCAGACTTCCTATGCGGACGCCGCGCAAAAGGCCATGCCTGCGGTCGTCAACGTGTTCTCGAGCAAGGACGGCTCGCTGCCGCCGGATCCGCGCGCGAAGGATCCATTGTTCCGGTATTTCTTCGGCGACCGCAATGCGCACAAGCAACAAGAGGAGCCGGCGGCGAATCTGGGCTCGGGCGTCATCGTGAGCTCGGAAGGTTACATTCTAACGAACCAGCATGTGGTCGACGGCGCCGACCAGATCGAAGTCGCGCTCGCCGACGGCCGCACCGCCACCGCCAAGGTGATCGGCAGCGATCCCGAGACCGATCTGGCCGTGCTCAAGATCAACATGACCAACCTGCCGACGATCACGCTCGGCCGCTCCGACCAGTCCCGCGTCGGCGATGTGGTGCTCGCGATCGGCAATCCGTTCGGCGTCGGCCAGACCGTCACGATGGGCATCATCAGCGCGCTCGGCCGCAACCATCTCGGCATCAACACCTTCGAGAACTTCATCCAGACCGACGCGCCGATCAATCCCGGCAATTCCGGCGGCGCGCTCGTCGACGTGAACGGCAACCTGCTCGGCATCAACACCGCGATCTACTCGCGCTCGGGCGGCTCGCTCGGGATCGGCTTCGCGATCCCCGTCTCCACCGCCCGCACCGTGCTCGAGAGCATCATCACGATGGGCGGCGTCACGCGCGGCTGGATCGGCGTCGAGCCGCAGGACGTCACGCCGGAGATCGCCGAATCGTTCGGGCTCGAACAGAAGAGCGGCGCGATCGTCGCCGGCGTGCTGCAGGGCGGCCCGGCCGACAAGGCGGGCATCAAGCCGGGCGACATCCTCGTGTCGGTCAACGGCGAGACGATCTCCGACACCACGCGGCTCTTGAACGTCGTCGCGCAGATCAAGCCCGGCACGCCGACCAAGGTTCACGTCGTGCGCAAGGGCAAGGAATTCGACCTGACGGTCGTGATCGGCAAGCGTCCGCCGCCGCCGAAGCAGGCGCTGAGCGACCAGGAAGGCGACGACACGGAATAA
- the petA gene encoding ubiquinol-cytochrome c reductase iron-sulfur subunit has translation MRDKEEKRVDSGRRTWLIATSVAGGVGGVATVIPFAASLAPSAKAKAAGAPVEVDIGELKPGEMLTVAWRGKPVWILNRTEAMLTDVTKADKEVADPQSKTPYSMPLPAYCANEYRARADRKNILVVVAVCTHLGCTPTQRFTPGPQPNLPDDWPGGFLCPCHGSTYDLAGRVFKNKPAPQNLDVPPYMFTSANTLVIGRDEKGEA, from the coding sequence ATGCGAGACAAAGAAGAGAAACGCGTCGACAGCGGCCGCCGTACCTGGCTGATTGCGACATCCGTAGCAGGTGGCGTAGGAGGCGTTGCCACCGTAATACCGTTCGCGGCGTCGCTCGCGCCGTCCGCGAAGGCGAAAGCGGCCGGCGCGCCGGTCGAGGTCGATATCGGCGAGCTGAAGCCGGGCGAGATGCTCACCGTGGCATGGCGCGGCAAGCCGGTCTGGATCCTGAATCGCACCGAAGCGATGCTGACCGACGTCACCAAGGCCGACAAGGAAGTGGCCGATCCGCAGTCGAAGACCCCGTATTCCATGCCGTTGCCCGCGTATTGCGCGAATGAATATCGTGCGCGGGCCGATCGCAAGAACATCCTCGTCGTGGTCGCGGTGTGCACCCACCTGGGCTGCACCCCGACCCAGCGCTTCACGCCGGGGCCGCAGCCGAACCTGCCGGACGATTGGCCGGGCGGCTTCCTGTGCCCCTGCCACGGTTCGACCTACGATCTGGCCGGCCGCGTCTTCAAGAACAAGCCCGCACCGCAGAATCTCGATGTTCCGCCCTACATGTTCACGTCGGCCAACACCCTCGTGATCGGCAGGGACGAGAAAGGAGAAGCGTAA
- a CDS encoding cytochrome b — protein sequence MATDNKEVSTTGFMGWVDQRFPLTSTWKKHVSEYYAPKNFNFWYFFGSLALLVLVNQIVTGIFLTMNYKPDATLAFASVEYIMREVPWGWLIRYLHSTGASMFFVVVYLHMFRGLLYGSYRKPRELVWIFGCAIFLCLMAEAFFGYLLPWGQMSFWGAQVIVNLFSAIPFVGPDLSLWIRGDYVVSDVTLNRFFAFHVIAIPLVLVGLVVAHLVALHEVGSNNPDGVEIKAKKDENGIPLDGIPFHPYYSVHDFLGVCVFLMVFALIVFFAPEMGGYFLEANNFVPANPLQTPPEIAPVWYFTAFYAMLRATTDPFKIVLMIVIAALGVLALIRARGRWKIGLPVLAAAVVVFMYVTEAKFWGVVVMGAAVVSLFFLPWLDRSPVKSIRYRPLFHKVFYGIFVLVFLTLAFLGTRPPSPAATLIAQICALVYFAFFLGMPFWTPLGRFKQPPERVTFKPH from the coding sequence ATGGCGACGGATAACAAGGAAGTCTCCACGACAGGTTTCATGGGCTGGGTCGACCAACGCTTCCCGCTCACTTCCACCTGGAAGAAGCACGTTTCCGAGTACTACGCGCCGAAGAACTTCAACTTCTGGTACTTCTTCGGGTCGCTCGCGCTGCTGGTGCTCGTGAACCAGATCGTCACCGGCATCTTCCTCACGATGAACTACAAGCCCGATGCGACCCTCGCGTTCGCATCGGTCGAGTACATCATGCGCGAGGTGCCGTGGGGCTGGCTGATCCGCTACTTGCACTCGACGGGCGCGTCGATGTTCTTCGTGGTCGTTTACCTGCACATGTTTCGCGGGCTGCTGTACGGGTCTTACCGCAAGCCGCGCGAACTGGTGTGGATCTTCGGCTGCGCGATCTTCCTGTGCCTGATGGCCGAGGCGTTCTTCGGCTACCTGCTGCCGTGGGGCCAGATGTCGTTCTGGGGCGCGCAGGTGATCGTGAACCTGTTCTCGGCGATCCCGTTCGTCGGTCCGGACCTGTCGCTGTGGATCCGCGGCGACTACGTGGTGTCGGACGTCACGCTGAACCGCTTCTTCGCGTTCCACGTGATCGCGATCCCGCTGGTGCTGGTCGGGCTCGTGGTCGCGCACCTGGTCGCGCTGCACGAAGTGGGGTCGAACAACCCGGACGGCGTCGAGATCAAGGCGAAGAAGGACGAGAACGGCATCCCGCTCGACGGCATTCCGTTCCACCCGTACTACTCGGTGCACGACTTCCTCGGCGTGTGCGTGTTCCTGATGGTGTTCGCGCTGATCGTGTTCTTCGCGCCGGAGATGGGCGGCTACTTCCTCGAGGCGAACAACTTCGTGCCGGCGAACCCGCTGCAGACGCCGCCCGAGATCGCGCCCGTCTGGTACTTCACCGCGTTCTACGCGATGCTGCGCGCGACCACCGACCCGTTCAAGATCGTGCTGATGATCGTGATCGCGGCGCTCGGCGTGCTGGCGCTGATCCGCGCGCGCGGCAGATGGAAGATCGGGCTGCCGGTGCTGGCCGCCGCCGTGGTCGTCTTCATGTACGTGACCGAGGCGAAGTTCTGGGGCGTGGTGGTGATGGGCGCGGCCGTCGTGTCGCTGTTCTTCCTGCCCTGGCTCGACCGCAGCCCGGTGAAGTCGATCCGCTACCGGCCGCTGTTCCACAAGGTGTTCTACGGCATCTTCGTGCTGGTGTTCCTGACGCTCGCGTTCCTCGGCACGCGGCCGCCTTCGCCCGCGGCGACGCTGATCGCCCAGATCTGCGCGCTCGTGTACTTCGCGTTCTTCCTCGGCATGCCGTTCTGGACGCCGCTTGGCAGGTTCAAGCAGCCGCCCGAGCGCGTGACGTTCAAGCCCCACTAA
- a CDS encoding Nif3-like dinuclear metal center hexameric protein, producing the protein MDRIELELYLNNTLETARFKDYCPNGLQVEGRRRIEKIATGVTASVAFLDRALEWGADAVLVHHGYFWRNEAPSITGRKHQRLKRLLANDLNLFAFHLPLDAHPELGNNAQLGERLGLIGDARFGDQDLGWLATLPMPVTLEHFTAKVEQTLGRTPLVLGDADLQLRRVAWCTGGAQSYFDAAIEAGADVFLTGEASEFVTHAAAESGVAFVAAGHHATERYGIQALGRHLSEKFDLEHLFIDIHNPV; encoded by the coding sequence ATGGATCGGATCGAACTTGAATTGTACTTGAACAATACCCTCGAAACCGCCCGCTTCAAGGACTATTGCCCCAACGGTCTGCAGGTGGAAGGACGTCGCCGGATCGAGAAGATCGCCACCGGCGTGACCGCATCGGTCGCGTTTCTCGACCGCGCGCTCGAGTGGGGCGCCGACGCGGTGCTGGTCCATCACGGCTACTTCTGGCGCAACGAGGCGCCGTCGATCACGGGCCGCAAGCACCAGCGCCTGAAGCGCCTGCTCGCGAACGACCTGAACCTGTTCGCGTTTCATCTGCCGCTCGACGCGCACCCCGAACTCGGCAACAACGCGCAACTGGGCGAGCGCCTCGGCCTGATCGGCGACGCGCGCTTCGGCGACCAGGACCTCGGCTGGCTGGCGACGCTGCCGATGCCCGTCACGCTCGAGCATTTCACCGCGAAGGTCGAGCAGACGCTCGGCCGCACCCCGCTCGTGCTCGGCGACGCGGATCTGCAGCTGCGCCGCGTCGCATGGTGCACGGGCGGCGCGCAGAGCTATTTCGACGCGGCGATCGAGGCGGGCGCCGATGTGTTCCTGACCGGCGAGGCGTCGGAATTCGTCACGCATGCGGCGGCCGAGAGCGGCGTCGCGTTCGTTGCGGCGGGGCACCATGCGACCGAGCGCTACGGGATCCAAGCGCTCGGTCGCCATTTGTCGGAGAAATTCGATCTCGAGCACCTTTTCATCGACATCCACAATCCGGTTTGA
- the tatC gene encoding twin-arginine translocase subunit TatC, which yields MNDPQRNPDDAPEETFISHLVELRDRIIRAGAAVIVVFLGLVYWAPDIFRLLARPLMQNLPKDGKMIVTDVTGSFFVPMKVTMLVALVIALPIVLYQIWAFVAPGLYQHEKKLVGPLVGSSYVLFLCGMAFAYFIVFPTIFRVMAHYNAPLGAEMTTDIDNYLSFVLGMFIAFGVTFEVPVVVVLLVRMGVLTVQKLKEIRPYVIVGAFVVAAVVTPPDVFSQLMLALPLVVLYEAGIIAARLFVKPPVKEKEAEAAS from the coding sequence GTGAACGACCCCCAGCGTAATCCGGACGACGCGCCGGAAGAAACCTTCATTTCCCATCTCGTCGAACTGCGCGACCGCATCATCCGGGCGGGCGCGGCGGTCATCGTCGTGTTCCTCGGGCTCGTCTACTGGGCGCCCGACATCTTCCGGCTGCTCGCGCGCCCGCTGATGCAGAACCTGCCGAAGGACGGCAAGATGATCGTCACCGACGTCACCGGCTCGTTCTTCGTGCCGATGAAGGTGACGATGCTGGTCGCGCTCGTGATCGCGCTGCCGATCGTGCTTTACCAGATCTGGGCGTTCGTCGCGCCGGGCCTCTACCAGCATGAGAAGAAGCTCGTCGGGCCGCTCGTCGGCAGCAGCTACGTGCTGTTCCTGTGCGGCATGGCCTTCGCGTACTTCATCGTGTTCCCCACCATCTTCCGCGTGATGGCGCACTACAACGCGCCGCTCGGCGCGGAGATGACGACCGATATCGATAATTACCTGAGCTTCGTGCTCGGGATGTTCATCGCGTTCGGGGTCACCTTCGAAGTGCCGGTGGTCGTCGTGCTGCTCGTCCGGATGGGCGTGCTGACGGTGCAGAAGCTCAAGGAGATCCGCCCGTACGTGATTGTCGGCGCATTCGTGGTGGCCGCGGTGGTGACGCCGCCCGACGTGTTCTCGCAGCTGATGCTCGCGTTGCCGCTCGTGGTGCTGTACGAGGCCGGGATCATCGCGGCGCGGCTGTTCGTCAAGCCGCCGGTGAAGGAAAAGGAAGCGGAAGCCGCGTCGTGA